A stretch of the Lolium perenne isolate Kyuss_39 chromosome 3, Kyuss_2.0, whole genome shotgun sequence genome encodes the following:
- the LOC127341009 gene encoding jacalin-related lectin 3-like, whose translation MMEKTMTTAVKGSTSAATVDVDVEALSCPRCLQLLVPPVLQCAAGHLICSSCHDDLPDKNKCVSCFTKCFFTTSYGRCHAVEAILRSVRVACPNTIHGCTAGKMLYHEKAEHEKTCRPNIADSAGGLPRSVVKMGPCGGDGNAWEMDLQGIDRIIKVVVWTRAVKVDVVWVMYERDGQEHTEKWGYAGHEAELSEICLESDEYLTGVKGHVGKYYGTDVVSSITFVSNRRTYGPFGYTQGKPFELLAAAGGRIVGFHGRSKEYLVALGTYVKMDV comes from the exons ATGATGGAGAAGACCATGACGACGGCCGTGAAAGGGAGCACGTCGGCGGCCACCGTCGACGTTGATGTGGAGGCTCTTTCCTGCCCAAGATGCCTTCAGCTCCTCGTACCTCCAGTTCTGCAG TGTGCAGCTGGTCACCTGATCTGCTCCTCCTGCCACGACGACCTCCCGGACAAGAACAAGTGTGTATCCTGCTTCACCAAGTGCTTCTTCACCACAAGCTACGGCCGCTGCCACGCCGTCGAGGCTATACTTCGATCCGTTCGCGTCGCCTGCCCCAACACCATCCACGGATGCACTGCGGGGAAGATGCTCTACCACGAGAAAGCCGAGCACGAGAAGACATGCCGCCCCAACATAGCCGACTCCGCCGGCGGCCTCCCAAGATCAGTTGTGAAGATGGGTCCTTGCGGTGGCGACGGCAACGCCTGGGAGATGGACTTGCAAGGGATTGACCGTATCATTAAGGTGGTTGTCTGGACCCGCGCCGTCAAGGTCGACGTCGTATGGGTAATGTATGAGCGAGATGGCCAAGAGCATACTGAAAAATGGGGTTATGCTGGGCATGAGGCCGAGCTATCAGAG ATCTGTCTGGAGTCCGACGAGTACCTCACTGGCGTCAAAGGGCACGTAGGCAAATACTACGGCACGGACGTGGTTAGTTCCATCACCTTCGTCAGCAACCGCCGCACCTATGGCCCGTTTGGGTATACGCAAGGCAAGCCGTTCGAGCTCCTAGCTGCAGCAGGAGGTAGAATCGTCGGCTTCCACGGACGATCCAAAGAATACCTCGTCGCTCTAGGCACGTACGTTAAGATGGACGTCTAG